One part of the Solanum stenotomum isolate F172 unplaced genomic scaffold, ASM1918654v1 scaffold8438, whole genome shotgun sequence genome encodes these proteins:
- the LOC125853061 gene encoding cell wall / vacuolar inhibitor of fructosidase 2-like, producing MPSNFHFLLILVFLFSLQLPTISTSSSSIDLIQQTCKNTKYYDLCVSSLKSDSTSLKADTKGLATIMVKIGMVNATATNTFLSSHELVLNTTNYTNNDLVLMKKLLKDCADKYALATNALQDSLQDLNNEVYDYAYLHVMAAADYPNVCHNGFKRNPRLDYPTQLAIREDGFKHICDVVLGILDALGW from the coding sequence ATGCCTTCTAATTTCCACTTCTTATTGATTCTTGTTTTCTTGTTTTCACTTCAATTACCAACAATTTCCacctcatcatcatcaattgATTTGATTCAACAAACATGtaagaacacaaaatactaTGATCTTTGTGTATCATCTCTCAAATCAGATTCCACAAGTCTCAAAGCAGACACAAAAGGGTTAGCAACTATCATGGTCAAAATTGGAATGGTCAATGCCACAGCCACAAACACTTTTCTTTCTTCACATGAATTAGTACTTAACACTACTAATTACACAAATAATGATTTGGTATTAATGAAGAAACTCCTCAAAGATTGTGCTGATAAATATGCATTAGCTACTAATGCACTTCAagattcacttcaagatttGAATAATGAAGTTTATGACTATGCTTACCTGCATGTTATGGCGGCTGCGGATTATCCTAATGTTTGTCATAATGGATTTAAGAGGAATCCAAGATTGGATTATCCAACTCAACTTGCTATTAGGGAAGATGGATTTAAACATATTTGTGATGTGGTTTTAGGTATTCTTGATGCTCTTGGttggtga